The sequence GTGGCGTCGTGGCGGGACGCGCCGTCACCGTCGCCGTCGACGTCGACGGGGATGTCGGCCTCGTCGGCGTGGGCACAGGTGCCGGCGTGGCGGGAGGTGCCGTCGCCATCGCCATCGTCGCGGCTGTCAGCCCCGTAGGGGCAGGCGTGAGCGCCGTCGTGGCGAGAGGTGCGGGTGCCGTCGCCGAGGAGGTCGGCCTCGTGGGGGAAGGGTCGGGGGGCGGTCCCGGCGCCGCCCGTCCGCCGCAGGACGCCCTCCCTCAGCGCTGCCGCGACCGCTCGACGCGTCTCCGTATCGCCCAGTCCCGCGACGGAACGCAGCAGTTCGACGGGCGCGGGGGCGCCGAGGACCGCCGCCGCGGCGATCACCTGGCGCGCCGCCGGCGGAAGGTGGCGCACCCGCTCCACGACCACGCGGCGCACGGACGCGGGCAGGGGCGGCTCCCCCGCCAGGTCGGTGGGGATCTCCCCGGAGCCGTGCCGTCCGCGCAGTACTTCCTCGACCACGTGGGGCAGGCCGCCCGTCCACCGGTGCAGACGGTCGGCGAACGCGTCCGGGACGGCCGGCACGCCGAGCAGTCCGGCGGCCAGCGCGCCCGTCTCCGCTGCGGACAACGGCGCGAGGTGCCGCTCGACCACCGTTGCGTGGGCCGGTGTGCGCAACGGGAACGGAAGCCCGTCGCTTCCTTCGGCATCGGTGTACGGAGCGGTGGGGCTGCGCGCGGTGAGGACGAGCGCCAGCCGAGGCGGCGGGTCGGCGACGACCGCGCGGAGGAAGGCATGGGTCGACGCGTCGGCCCGGGGGACGTCCTCGACGACCAGGACGGCCTCCCCCAGCGACGCCGTGTACGCGTGCAGGGCGCGCAGGACGCGGTGGTGTTCGGCGTTCGGGTCGCCCAGGGGAGGCGGCGCGGGCGGGAGCCGGTCCGCGAGGTCGGGCAGCAGCGCGTGGAGGGCCCCGGTCACGGGCGGCAGGTCCGCCGGGAGCGGCCCGGGGCGGGAGCGGTTCAGTGCCTCGACGAGCGGGGCGAACGGCAGGGGCGTGTCCCCCTCGTGGCAGCGGGCGACCAGGGTGACGCCGTCCGGTGGCGTGGTCCGCCGCAGGAGTTCACGGACGAACCTGCTCTTGCCCGCCCCTGCCTCCCCGGTGATCACCACGACGGCGGGCCGGCGGGCGAACTGCGAGCACACGTCGTCCAGGAGGGCGGAGCGCCCGGTCGGGGGGCCGGGGGCGGAGGGGGGCGGCGGCTCGGCGTTCACGGCTTCCTTCCGCGCTCCTGGGCGGCATCGGCGGGACGGATCTGCGGGCCGGCGATGCGACCGCGCCGCCGGAACGGGCTCATGATGGCCCGTTCCGGCGGCGCTGCACAGAGGAGCGGCGTCCGCGGCGCGGGTGCGGGCGCCGGGGACGCCCCCGGTCCCGGGCCGGTGAGGTTCGCGGAGAGGCTCACCGGCCCGGGGGCGGCGGACTGATCAGAACTGGAGGGACCAGGAGTTGATGTAGCCGGTGTCGTTGACCCAGTTGTCGGTGACGCGGAGCTTCCAGACGCCGTTGGCGGGGCTGCTGGAGGCGTTGACCGTGAACGTGCCCTGGACGTTGTCGGCGCTGTCGTAGGAGTTGAAGTTCTTCAGGACGGCGGCGCCGCCGCCCGGCGGCAGGAGTTCGACCTTGAGGTCACCGCGGAAGGTGTGGCGGATGTCGAGGGTGACCGACAGGTCGGTGGGGGCGTTGCCGTCGATGCCGGTCACGGTGATGGGGGACTCGACGGTGGTGTTGTCCCGGATCTGGACCTGTGCGGTGCTCTCGAACTTCTTGCCGGGCGGGTCGGTGGGGTCCTCGCCGCCGCCGGTGCCGGTGTACAGCAGGCGGTTGGGCGAGCCGGTGCGGGCGTCGCTGATCTTGTCCGGGGTGGCGTCGGCGACCAGCTTGTCCCGGACCTGGGCGGGGGTGAGCGACGGGTCGGCCGCCAGGAGCAGGGCGGCGGCACCGGCCGTGTGCGGGGATGCCATGGAGGTGCCGCTCATGGACTGGCTGGCGCTGTCGCCCGCGTTGGACGCGGAGTTGATGCGGTCGCCGGGGGCGAAGATGTCGAGGCAGGTGCCGTAGTTGGAGGCCTGGCCGTTGTTCCACCCGGTGGCACGGGCGTCCGAGCTGTTCGTGGCGCCGACCGTGATCGCCGCCGGGGTGGACGAGGGCGAGTACTGGCAGGAGTCGGCGTTGTTGTTCCCCGCAGCGACGACCCAGGTGATGCCGGAGGCGATGGAGTTGCTGATCGCGTCGTTGATGGACTGGGTCTTGCCGCCGCCCACGCTCATGTTGACCACGGCCGGCTTCTTGGCGTTCTTGGTGACCCAGTCGATACCGCGCAGGACCGGGTCCCAGGTGGTGCCGGAATTGCCCTGACAGTTCAGCACACGGACGCTGACGATCTTGGCGCCCTTGGCGACCCCGTAGGAGCTGCCCGCGGCGGTCCCGGCGACGTGAGTGCCATGCCCATGACAATCCGAGGCGTTGGAGTCGTTGTCGATGAAGTCGTACCCGCTGGTGACCCGGCCGCCGAAGTCGCTGTGGCTCATACGGACACCGGAGTCGACGACGTACACCGTGACGCCGGAGGCGTCGCTCGGGTAGGTGAAGCTCCTGTCCAGCGGCAGGTTGCGCTGGTCGATGCGGTCCAGGCCGTAACTGGGCGGATTGGGCTGGGTTCCGGTGGCGTACGCCGCGCCGTCGGCCTCCACCCGGGCGACCGCGGGGTCGGCGGCCAGGCGCTCGGCCTTCTCCTCGCTCATCTTCACCGAGAAGCCGCGCAGGGCGGTGGTGTAGGTGCTCCTGACCTGGCCCGCGTGGCGCTGCGACAGGGACCGCGCGACGGAGGGTATCTCCGAACGGGCCACGGAGTCCTTCAGGGTGACGATGTAGGAGCCTTCGACCGCGTCGGGGCGGTCCGCACCGACGATGCGGCCTTCGCCACCGCCCGGCGGTACGGGCGAGGCCGTGGCCCCGGCGGTCGAGGCGGCGCCGACGAGCAGGGCGGCACCGGCCCCGACGGCGAGCAGTCTCCGCAGGGTGCGAACTGGACGATCCACAGCTACTCCTCTTGATGCGCTGCAGGCCCTGCCGGGCCTGGTGGGGGTGGACCGCCCGGAGCGGGCACCACGAAGGAGCCGTGATGACGGGAGATCGGGCCGGGCGGCCGCGGGGATGACCTGTGATGCGCTTTGCCGCCCAGAGTCTGCGGCGCTCGGACGGCGCCTATCAATACGTAGCCCTACCTAAAGGAACGGCGGTGCGGCGGCTGCGGCACCGGGCGGGGCGCGGTGCGGGGCCGCGTCGCGCCCGGAATCCCCCCGCCCGCGAACCGTCCGCGAACTCCCGCCGCACCAGGGCCGCGACGCCCGCACGGCTGCGCACCGTCCTGCCGCGACGGCCGGGAGGGGCGCGGGCCGGCCCCCTGAAGCGGACCCCGCGTTCCGCGAGAGAATCCGGCCATGAGGCCGAAGCAGAAGCAGGACACCGGCGGCGTCCGCCCCGGCAGAACCCCGGGAGGGCGAGCGTGACCGAGACCGGAGACACCCGATCCGCGGACGGCGCGGCAGGCGGCGCGGAGCGGGAAGCACCGCCGGGCCGGCTCCAGCGCCTGATGCGCTTCGTCCCCCTGCTCGCCCCCGTCCTGCTGTGGGCCGTGCCGTGCTGGATCCTCCTGCACACCGGTCAGCGCTGGCCGCTGCCCGTCGCACCGGCCGGCACCGCGCTGTTCGTCCTCGGCATGGCCGGTATGCCGTTCGCGATGGCACGGGGGCACGGCAGGCGTCAGCAGGACGGGGCCGCGATCGTCGGGGACACGCTGCTCGGCGTCATATGGGTCCTGTTCACCTGGTCCGTACTGCTCGGCGTCCTGCTGCGGCTCACCCTGACCGTGGCCGGCGTCGGGGAGGGGCAGGACCGGGCGCGGATCGTCACCTGGGCCGTCCTCGGCGTCTCCGCCGCGCTGCTCGCCCGGGGGTACGCCGAGGCCCGGCGCGTGCCGCGCGTCCGCCGGCTCGACGTGGAACTGCCCCGCCTGGGAACCGGGCTGGACGGCACCCGCGTCGTCCTGATCACCGACACCCACTACGGTCCGCTCGACCGCGCCCGCTGGTCCGCCCGCGTCTGCGAGACGGTGAACACCCTGGAGGCCGACCTCGTCTGCCACACCGGCGACATCGCGGACGGCACGGCAGAACGCCGCCGGGCCCAGGCCGCTCCCCTCGGCACGGTGCGGGCCACCCGGGCCCGGGTCTACGTCACCGGCAACCACGAGTACTACAGCGAGGCCCAGGGCTGGGTCGATCTGATGGACGAACTGGGGTGGGAGCCACTGCGCAACCGCCATCTGCTGCTCGAACGCGGTGGTGACACCCTCGTGGTCGCCGGCGTCGACGACGTCACCGCCGAGTCCTCCGGGCTGGCGGGCCACCGCACCGACCTGACGGAAGCCCTCGACGGCGCCGATCCCGCCCTGCCCGTCCTGCTCCTCGCCCATCAGCCCAAGTTCATCGACCGCGCGGCGGCCCACGGCATCGACCTCCAACTGTCCGGCCACACCCACGGCGGCCAGATCTGGCCCTTCCACCACCTGGTCCGCGTCGACCAGCCGGCCGTCGCGGGGCTCAGCCGCCACGGTGCGCGGACCTTGCTCTA is a genomic window of Streptomyces sp. YPW6 containing:
- a CDS encoding metallophosphoesterase, which codes for MTETGDTRSADGAAGGAEREAPPGRLQRLMRFVPLLAPVLLWAVPCWILLHTGQRWPLPVAPAGTALFVLGMAGMPFAMARGHGRRQQDGAAIVGDTLLGVIWVLFTWSVLLGVLLRLTLTVAGVGEGQDRARIVTWAVLGVSAALLARGYAEARRVPRVRRLDVELPRLGTGLDGTRVVLITDTHYGPLDRARWSARVCETVNTLEADLVCHTGDIADGTAERRRAQAAPLGTVRATRARVYVTGNHEYYSEAQGWVDLMDELGWEPLRNRHLLLERGGDTLVVAGVDDVTAESSGLAGHRTDLTEALDGADPALPVLLLAHQPKFIDRAAAHGIDLQLSGHTHGGQIWPFHHLVRVDQPAVAGLSRHGARTLLYTSRGTGFWGPPFRVFAPSEITLLVLRSPREAAPS
- a CDS encoding S8 family peptidase, with protein sequence MDRPVRTLRRLLAVGAGAALLVGAASTAGATASPVPPGGGEGRIVGADRPDAVEGSYIVTLKDSVARSEIPSVARSLSQRHAGQVRSTYTTALRGFSVKMSEEKAERLAADPAVARVEADGAAYATGTQPNPPSYGLDRIDQRNLPLDRSFTYPSDASGVTVYVVDSGVRMSHSDFGGRVTSGYDFIDNDSNASDCHGHGTHVAGTAAGSSYGVAKGAKIVSVRVLNCQGNSGTTWDPVLRGIDWVTKNAKKPAVVNMSVGGGKTQSINDAISNSIASGITWVVAAGNNNADSCQYSPSSTPAAITVGATNSSDARATGWNNGQASNYGTCLDIFAPGDRINSASNAGDSASQSMSGTSMASPHTAGAAALLLAADPSLTPAQVRDKLVADATPDKISDARTGSPNRLLYTGTGGGEDPTDPPGKKFESTAQVQIRDNTTVESPITVTGIDGNAPTDLSVTLDIRHTFRGDLKVELLPPGGGAAVLKNFNSYDSADNVQGTFTVNASSSPANGVWKLRVTDNWVNDTGYINSWSLQF